A genome region from Candidatus Cloacimonadota bacterium includes the following:
- a CDS encoding PTS sugar transporter subunit IIA, with translation MDLQKILCKNSIAIDDSLKDKEAVLHKIADMAVHCKGLEGYKPEELYQRLAEREALLSTGIGKGIALPHCTLEELKDFVIGILVVPSGVNFQAIDKKKVTLFIFIFAPKAKRNDHISYLARISQILQSQEAFDEIVSQTDSEKLYTIFSRLTEIKEESVQKPGVEKTLFHVFVQLEDSFEDLLQIFSEISDAHVSIVDANNPGYYLHALPLFASFWNESDKGFHKIIMAVVPKKLSNEVLRQVKTIMSSQKSRDGILVVTNDVNYFSGSLNK, from the coding sequence ATGGATCTACAAAAAATACTCTGTAAAAACTCGATTGCAATAGATGATTCTTTGAAGGACAAAGAAGCTGTCCTGCACAAGATCGCAGATATGGCTGTCCATTGCAAAGGGCTCGAAGGATATAAGCCAGAAGAGTTGTATCAAAGACTCGCCGAACGGGAAGCGTTACTCTCCACGGGCATCGGCAAGGGCATTGCACTTCCGCATTGTACGTTGGAAGAACTCAAAGATTTTGTTATAGGTATACTCGTCGTACCTTCAGGTGTGAATTTTCAGGCGATCGACAAGAAAAAAGTAACACTCTTCATTTTCATCTTTGCACCTAAAGCGAAACGGAATGATCATATCAGTTATCTTGCGCGCATATCACAAATTCTGCAGTCTCAGGAAGCATTCGATGAGATCGTTTCACAAACAGATTCGGAAAAGCTATACACGATATTCTCACGACTTACAGAAATTAAAGAAGAATCAGTTCAAAAACCCGGTGTTGAAAAGACACTTTTTCATGTTTTTGTTCAGCTCGAAGATTCGTTTGAGGACTTACTTCAGATATTCTCTGAAATATCTGACGCACATGTTTCAATCGTGGATGCGAACAATCCCGGTTATTATCTTCATGCCCTGCCGCTTTTTGCAAGTTTTTGGAATGAGAGTGACAAGGGATTTCACAAGATCATTATGGCGGTTGTTCCCAAAAAACTCTCGAACGAAGTACTTCGCCAGGTCAAGACAATAATGAGCAGCCAGAAGAGCAGAGATGGCATTTTGGTCGTAACGAACGATGTCAACTACTTCTCCGGTAGCTTAAATAAATAG
- a CDS encoding cation:proton antiporter, with protein MNFFSSIQHFFQTHTLPILALLGLVALISFYFGKITKSIRLPLIIGYMFFGVLIGPSVFGILTPSIQDALSFITDIALGFVALTIGLELSLSDLKKQGSGIISIIFAESFGAFILVFFVVWLVTKNLPLALIFGSIAPASAPAGTVAVIREYRAKGPLTKALYAVVGFDDGLGIIIFGFASAIAKHILLSQTGVSSGGFFALILTPLKEIFLSILIGLLVGALFCILVRKLKSSSDYFIHIFGVVLLMVGLSHAFHLSLILTNMTAGILIINTQRHNLIEIMHKELTSVIPLLFILFFTLAGTNLQIAALPSLGLLGIVYILARSAGLIGGSRLGAMFGKVSRNIRNYIGLGILSQAGVAIGLSLIVKKDFSGLGKTIEAAGKTLTVGDHIGTIVITTVTATCIFFEIIGPILTKIALQKAGEINVEEE; from the coding sequence ATGAACTTTTTTTCATCAATTCAGCATTTCTTCCAGACACACACACTGCCCATTCTTGCACTGCTCGGGCTCGTTGCATTAATTAGTTTCTATTTCGGAAAGATCACAAAAAGCATACGGCTTCCGCTGATAATCGGCTACATGTTCTTCGGTGTCCTGATCGGACCTTCAGTTTTCGGAATATTAACTCCCTCGATACAGGATGCGCTCTCATTTATTACGGATATTGCGCTTGGTTTTGTTGCATTGACCATTGGTCTTGAGCTCAGTCTCAGCGATCTAAAGAAACAGGGCTCAGGTATCATATCAATTATTTTCGCAGAATCATTCGGCGCTTTCATTCTCGTATTTTTCGTTGTATGGCTCGTTACAAAAAACCTTCCACTCGCACTCATCTTTGGTTCCATTGCTCCTGCCAGTGCACCTGCAGGAACGGTTGCGGTCATCAGAGAATACCGGGCAAAAGGTCCCCTTACAAAAGCTCTATATGCTGTAGTGGGATTTGATGATGGACTTGGGATCATCATTTTCGGATTTGCTTCTGCTATTGCAAAGCACATTCTTCTGAGCCAAACAGGTGTTTCGTCAGGAGGTTTTTTTGCACTTATCCTCACACCCTTAAAGGAGATATTTTTAAGTATCCTTATCGGTTTGCTTGTGGGAGCTCTTTTCTGTATTCTGGTAAGGAAACTCAAGAGTTCGAGTGATTATTTCATACATATTTTTGGCGTCGTACTTCTCATGGTCGGGCTTTCTCATGCCTTTCATCTCTCGCTGATACTCACAAATATGACAGCAGGTATCCTGATCATCAATACACAGCGGCATAACCTGATCGAGATTATGCATAAGGAACTTACCAGTGTGATCCCGCTTTTGTTCATTCTGTTTTTTACTCTTGCTGGAACAAATCTCCAAATTGCCGCTTTGCCGTCATTAGGACTGCTGGGCATTGTGTACATTCTTGCACGTTCAGCAGGATTGATCGGGGGTTCACGTCTCGGTGCAATGTTCGGGAAAGTGTCACGGAATATAAGAAATTATATCGGGCTGGGTATCCTGTCACAAGCTGGTGTTGCGATTGGATTATCACTTATCGTAAAGAAGGATTTTAGCGGATTGGGCAAGACTATCGAAGCTGCAGGAAAAACACTGACTGTGGGTGATCATATTGGGACGATCGTGATCACGACCGTAACGGCGACCTGTATTTTCTTTGAGATCATCGGTCCGATCCTCACAAAGATCGCCCTGCAAAAAGCTGGTGAGATCAATGTGGAAGAGGAATAA
- a CDS encoding DNA polymerase III subunit: MFALIKGQKQAHQILTQLINEGKAAQSYLFFGPEGVGKLATALEFAKIINCQHPDKGADETCPSCHKIDSYSHPDVDLIFPTPKFEITDEGEFKKQDEQEQIQAYVEQLKLTPYERMQFGKATAIHVDKIRMIERKLRFKPNEGNYRVVIIVQAEEMTVQAANAFLKTLEEPPAYAAIILTTTNYSRLLPTIISRCQKVRFNAIPAKIIEEHLIQHYYIDPTLARISARIANGSMAKAIRLSRTDFIEARKMSLDIIDALIHDNLATVHRISQNFANNRNEELLRDILDFLAIWFEDVCSFTHGSDAISNIDHEDKLNEFFDMFQVSERVIQNIILLFEENKRMLEGHVHHELIFINTYYELRKRLHSQGIYL; this comes from the coding sequence ATGTTCGCGCTGATCAAAGGGCAGAAGCAGGCACACCAGATCTTAACACAACTCATTAATGAAGGGAAAGCAGCACAAAGCTATCTCTTTTTTGGACCTGAAGGCGTTGGCAAGCTCGCGACCGCTCTGGAGTTTGCAAAGATCATAAACTGCCAGCATCCGGACAAAGGAGCAGATGAGACCTGTCCTTCATGCCATAAGATCGATTCCTATTCTCATCCCGACGTAGACTTGATATTTCCCACACCAAAGTTCGAAATAACGGACGAAGGCGAGTTCAAGAAACAGGATGAACAGGAGCAGATACAGGCATATGTCGAGCAGCTTAAACTGACTCCTTACGAACGCATGCAATTTGGTAAAGCAACAGCCATCCATGTCGATAAGATCAGGATGATCGAGCGCAAGTTACGGTTCAAACCAAATGAAGGTAATTACCGTGTTGTCATTATTGTACAGGCAGAAGAGATGACAGTCCAGGCAGCGAATGCTTTTTTAAAAACCCTCGAAGAACCTCCTGCCTATGCTGCGATAATACTCACAACGACCAATTATTCACGCCTTCTTCCAACGATTATATCACGCTGCCAGAAGGTTCGTTTCAATGCAATTCCCGCAAAAATAATCGAAGAGCATCTTATCCAGCACTATTATATCGACCCGACATTGGCTCGCATAAGCGCACGGATAGCAAACGGAAGCATGGCAAAGGCGATCCGGCTTTCAAGAACCGATTTCATAGAAGCCAGAAAAATGTCACTCGATATTATCGATGCCCTGATCCATGACAATCTCGCAACGGTTCATCGAATTTCTCAGAATTTTGCAAACAATAGGAATGAAGAACTGCTCAGGGACATTCTCGATTTTCTTGCAATATGGTTTGAGGATGTGTGCAGCTTTACGCACGGTTCTGATGCGATCTCGAACATCGATCATGAGGATAAACTCAATGAGTTCTTTGATATGTTCCAGGTGTCAGAAAGAGTTATCCAGAATATTATACTTCTTTTTGAGGAGAACAAACGCATGCTGGAAGGTCATGTTCATCATGAATTGATCTTCATAAATACATATTATGAGTTGCGTAAAAGGTTACATTCCCAAGGGATTTACTTGTAA
- a CDS encoding T9SS type A sorting domain-containing protein: MKKLAILFSLLLLSGMCFAQALPDDWTGDTDIDTYKEEIEVHGGTYSCKVVVNSGTQANCDFSNDVEIAVTAGNTYTVSFWAYTSEHVRITCALDWVGASSTYPGTYIGPDTGGWAQYTQSDEVPSGVTGVNLRLRFYDTSGFSAPETCYVDDVTFECPTGTPLTVTNGDFESWPSGNSITKAYAVGTEDMDVEYVGAMTSVSAADYQLTGTTTITFTSATIDGTDPTLVHLTDASQSMIGDLTLDTITDAANTTDYEFYAGITPIALTNTLWPSDGHIENGKLATFDATATANDDFSDVWLSDFEGAYNGAMVYDYNFINDVAVDDQVLFVAKRDEYLNQTELVNPVILNSYSGFAISPTVIDGSDIDQTIPANTNPAEQWEGQLVEVENVEVAAIVETDLYIGSDDSWVTSFIIGDKVDYQYASTGTALDAAVSSGNPVNIVGVVDWRNNDGYYRINPRSGDDITPSGGNPSVIKAWALSEDEIDVMYDLDMTSATPGWYYLTGSATITFDTVEIDGDEPQIVHLSGASQPMIGDLTLDNIYDSNSDTDYDFYAGITAIALTNTNNPDKGHIQNDRIATFSATVTANDEYSDVWVSDDTGAYNGVLVFDFDFWELVSVTNDILFYATRDEYNNKTELVDPVLLDLQSGEEVVPSIIVGSTINWTIPANTDPAEIWEGQLVKIENAIIQGIDADEYVGSDDSGATTFVIGDAVDYNYGVTGALLDSAVASGDPYDIIGVVDWNYYDEYYRINPRGVEDIIISVSVDPTPGNSYSIQNVPNPFNGSTTISFSLPHHITGTIDIYNIHGQLVRSLAPEDQSATWNGLDENGKTVANGIYFYTVSTSKDTYTKKMILMK; the protein is encoded by the coding sequence ATGAAAAAATTAGCTATTTTATTTAGTCTTCTTTTACTGTCAGGCATGTGTTTTGCGCAGGCATTACCTGATGATTGGACCGGTGATACCGATATTGACACATATAAAGAAGAGATAGAGGTTCATGGAGGAACCTATAGTTGCAAAGTTGTCGTGAATTCCGGCACACAAGCTAACTGTGATTTCAGTAATGATGTTGAAATTGCAGTCACAGCAGGAAACACCTACACAGTTTCATTCTGGGCTTATACCAGCGAGCATGTAAGAATTACCTGTGCATTGGATTGGGTTGGAGCTTCATCAACATATCCGGGAACCTATATTGGTCCCGACACGGGTGGATGGGCTCAGTACACACAGAGTGATGAAGTGCCCTCTGGTGTTACAGGTGTAAATCTCAGATTGAGATTTTATGACACATCAGGATTTTCCGCTCCTGAGACCTGTTATGTAGATGATGTTACGTTTGAGTGTCCTACAGGAACACCTCTTACAGTTACGAATGGTGATTTCGAAAGCTGGCCAAGTGGCAATTCTATTACAAAAGCCTATGCAGTCGGCACCGAAGATATGGATGTAGAATACGTTGGAGCCATGACTTCTGTTTCAGCAGCTGATTATCAGCTTACTGGTACTACTACGATTACCTTTACAAGCGCAACAATCGATGGAACAGATCCAACCCTTGTCCATCTGACCGATGCTTCCCAGAGTATGATCGGCGACCTTACGCTTGATACGATTACCGATGCTGCGAATACAACCGATTATGAGTTCTATGCAGGTATAACACCCATTGCGTTAACAAATACACTCTGGCCAAGTGATGGGCATATTGAGAACGGCAAACTCGCAACCTTCGATGCAACGGCTACCGCGAATGATGATTTTAGTGATGTGTGGCTCAGCGATTTCGAAGGTGCATACAATGGTGCAATGGTTTATGATTATAATTTTATCAATGATGTGGCTGTAGACGATCAAGTACTCTTTGTTGCAAAGCGAGATGAATATCTTAATCAAACCGAACTTGTAAATCCAGTAATTCTGAATTCATACAGCGGTTTTGCTATTTCCCCAACTGTTATTGATGGATCAGATATCGATCAGACGATTCCAGCAAATACAAATCCGGCAGAGCAATGGGAAGGACAACTTGTTGAAGTTGAAAATGTAGAGGTAGCCGCTATCGTTGAAACCGATCTTTATATCGGTTCAGATGACAGTTGGGTAACCAGTTTTATTATCGGTGATAAGGTTGATTACCAATATGCATCTACTGGTACTGCACTCGATGCAGCAGTATCATCCGGGAATCCTGTTAATATCGTCGGTGTTGTAGACTGGAGAAACAACGATGGTTACTATCGAATAAATCCACGCTCCGGAGATGACATTACACCGAGCGGTGGAAATCCAAGTGTTATTAAAGCATGGGCTTTGAGTGAAGACGAAATAGATGTTATGTATGATCTCGATATGACAAGCGCAACACCTGGTTGGTATTATCTGACCGGATCAGCAACCATTACATTCGATACCGTTGAAATCGATGGAGATGAACCTCAGATCGTACACCTTTCAGGAGCATCACAACCAATGATCGGTGACCTTACACTTGATAACATCTACGATTCAAACAGTGATACTGATTATGATTTCTATGCAGGAATCACTGCAATTGCTTTGACAAATACAAATAATCCTGACAAAGGACACATCCAAAATGATAGGATCGCAACCTTCTCTGCAACGGTTACTGCTAACGACGAGTACAGTGATGTCTGGGTAAGTGATGATACCGGTGCCTATAACGGCGTCCTTGTTTTTGATTTTGATTTTTGGGAGTTGGTATCTGTTACAAACGATATCCTATTTTATGCAACACGTGATGAGTACAATAATAAGACCGAATTAGTAGATCCGGTTCTCTTAGATCTTCAATCTGGAGAAGAGGTGGTGCCATCAATTATTGTTGGATCTACTATTAATTGGACAATTCCTGCAAATACTGATCCTGCAGAAATATGGGAAGGCCAGCTTGTTAAAATAGAAAATGCTATTATTCAGGGAATAGATGCTGATGAATATGTCGGATCTGACGATAGTGGAGCTACAACTTTCGTGATCGGTGATGCAGTTGACTATAATTATGGAGTCACAGGCGCTCTCCTTGATTCTGCAGTTGCTTCCGGCGATCCTTATGACATCATTGGTGTGGTAGACTGGAATTATTACGATGAATATTACCGTATCAATCCAAGGGGTGTGGAAGACATTATTATTAGCGTCTCAGTCGATCCTACACCAGGAAATTCATATAGTATTCAGAATGTTCCAAATCCTTTCAACGGTTCGACCACTATTTCCTTCTCGCTTCCTCATCATATAACAGGCACCATCGATATCTACAATATTCATGGTCAGCTCGTACGTTCTCTTGCTCCGGAAGATCAATCTGCAACATGGAATGGTCTTGATGAAAATGGAAAAACAGTGGCGAATGGTATTTACTTCTACACTGTTTCAACGAGTAAGGACACCTACACCAAGAAGATGATCTTAATGAAATAG
- a CDS encoding T9SS type A sorting domain-containing protein, with product MKKSLFFTVLCCIVFSLSLHAEWSSNPSVNTGVCTLPGEDAIPKVVAGPLGDIYVGYFANEEGNYNVRLQRYDAAGNALWASNGILVSDNTAMTWLTDWDMTVDHDNSAILTFQDIRDGNNNVYAYRISPEGTFVWGANGLQLSNSTAFDAAPKVAVTSSNNAVVVWSSDDVARLQKISPEGTLLWGATGIEISGTNSYTWPQPIAVENDMVIVKYFEDSGVPWAPTRYIYAQKYDANGNALWAPPCAISTAGSISAWTQDLAIIPDSNFGFFIGWHDDRDSNMNADVYVQHVNSSGTCLFLNFGVPASTNTGNEHYYPFLAYLENTQMLYVYWNEMDADQNNRGIYGQKFNMTGTRLWEDSGRMILPLTLTDIYPFGIGHTDTFVSVYYTEGLVDDHVKAMALDSNGDFLWPGNSVTMCSVNSSKVHPVVSTLTGSQWIAGWEDERSGRDIYAQNINTDGTLGYIPVSVEPEYDASTALLTAAPNPFLSSTTLKFNKTTRLLSDTPQQTEIKIYNIKGQLIRKFPFTSSTHLSVEVTWDGKDENGNEVVQGIYLFKASISNEEFFQKVVKIQ from the coding sequence ATGAAAAAAAGTTTATTTTTTACAGTCTTATGTTGTATTGTGTTTTCTCTCTCTTTACATGCAGAATGGTCATCAAATCCATCAGTTAATACAGGTGTGTGTACCTTGCCCGGTGAAGATGCCATTCCAAAAGTGGTAGCAGGACCTTTGGGCGATATCTATGTGGGGTACTTTGCCAACGAAGAAGGTAATTATAATGTCCGTTTGCAGCGTTATGATGCCGCAGGTAACGCATTATGGGCTTCGAACGGAATACTCGTTAGCGATAACACAGCCATGACATGGCTCACAGATTGGGATATGACTGTGGATCATGACAACTCAGCAATCCTGACATTCCAGGATATTCGAGATGGCAATAACAATGTGTATGCATATAGAATTTCTCCAGAAGGGACATTTGTATGGGGTGCAAACGGGTTGCAGCTTTCGAACTCAACCGCCTTTGACGCAGCTCCCAAAGTAGCGGTTACGAGCAGCAATAATGCAGTGGTTGTATGGAGTTCTGACGATGTGGCAAGACTGCAAAAAATCAGCCCGGAAGGAACGCTTCTTTGGGGAGCGACCGGCATTGAAATTTCCGGGACAAACAGCTATACATGGCCACAGCCGATCGCTGTTGAAAACGATATGGTAATCGTGAAATATTTTGAAGATTCAGGGGTTCCATGGGCGCCTACACGCTACATATATGCTCAAAAGTATGATGCGAACGGTAATGCATTATGGGCACCGCCTTGTGCGATCTCAACCGCAGGGAGTATCTCGGCATGGACACAGGACCTGGCGATCATTCCAGACAGCAATTTCGGTTTCTTTATCGGTTGGCATGACGACAGAGATTCTAATATGAATGCAGATGTCTATGTGCAGCATGTGAATTCCAGTGGCACGTGTCTCTTTTTGAATTTTGGTGTTCCTGCTTCTACGAACACTGGAAACGAGCATTACTACCCGTTCCTTGCCTATCTTGAGAATACGCAAATGCTCTATGTATATTGGAACGAGATGGATGCTGATCAGAATAATCGTGGTATATACGGGCAAAAATTTAATATGACCGGCACAAGGCTCTGGGAAGATTCTGGAAGGATGATCCTTCCTCTTACCCTTACAGACATCTATCCTTTTGGTATCGGGCATACGGATACTTTTGTATCAGTATACTATACAGAGGGATTGGTCGATGATCACGTAAAAGCAATGGCTCTCGATTCAAATGGAGATTTCCTCTGGCCAGGTAACAGCGTAACAATGTGCTCTGTTAACTCATCAAAAGTACACCCGGTAGTAAGTACCTTGACCGGTTCACAATGGATAGCTGGCTGGGAGGACGAACGAAGCGGAAGAGATATCTATGCCCAGAACATCAATACGGATGGAACACTCGGCTATATACCTGTTTCTGTCGAGCCGGAATATGATGCGAGTACTGCACTGCTTACTGCTGCGCCAAATCCTTTTTTGAGTTCAACCACGCTGAAATTCAATAAAACCACCCGGCTTCTCTCCGATACGCCGCAGCAGACAGAGATAAAGATTTATAATATTAAAGGTCAACTCATCAGAAAATTCCCCTTCACCTCTTCCACCCATCTCTCTGTCGAAGTAACATGGGATGGAAAAGATGAGAATGGGAATGAAGTAGTCCAGGGAATCTATTTATTTAAAGCAAGTATTAGTAATGAAGAATTTTTTCAAAAAGTGGTAAAAATTCAATAA
- a CDS encoding endonuclease has translation MKKVVFSIAMLLTCVSFLCADYYDGTEGLYGDELKTALYNIIKGHTEYYYADLRDYILINTDEDPENSNNVILIYTGHSQDKDTFGGLLDEWNREHVWAKSHGDFGTTPPAGTDAHHIRPSDVGVNSIRGNKDFDYGGDPVYGYYGDFAGNTDSDSFEPRDDAKGDIARMIMYMAVRYEGENGEPDLEMVDYIPSSPDGQPYHAKESTLIQWHLDDPVDSFEMLRNEKIYTNWQHNRNPFIDHPEFAQRIWCYAIDDPSVGNVTIEAYPNPFKTLTMISFNLNSDLRELAQVKIYNMKGQLIKTLSSFPNPSLGTQSVVWDGRDENNQSIHSGIYFCVIDAGEKQIVKKLTFIQ, from the coding sequence ATGAAAAAAGTAGTTTTTAGTATTGCAATGTTGCTTACATGTGTTTCTTTTCTCTGTGCAGATTATTATGACGGCACAGAAGGATTGTATGGCGATGAGCTCAAAACAGCCCTGTACAATATTATCAAAGGTCATACAGAATATTACTATGCCGATCTCAGGGATTATATTCTCATTAATACCGACGAAGATCCGGAAAATTCTAACAATGTCATTCTGATATATACAGGGCACTCCCAGGATAAAGATACTTTTGGTGGACTGCTCGATGAGTGGAACCGAGAGCATGTCTGGGCAAAATCACATGGGGATTTCGGAACAACACCACCAGCTGGAACGGATGCACATCATATACGACCCTCCGATGTCGGAGTGAATTCGATCCGCGGGAATAAAGATTTCGATTACGGTGGCGATCCCGTGTATGGCTATTATGGAGACTTTGCCGGAAATACAGACAGTGATTCATTCGAGCCAAGAGATGATGCAAAGGGAGATATTGCACGAATGATCATGTACATGGCAGTTCGCTATGAAGGCGAGAATGGTGAACCTGATCTTGAAATGGTGGATTATATCCCATCATCGCCGGACGGACAGCCTTATCATGCAAAGGAGAGCACGCTGATTCAGTGGCATCTAGATGACCCGGTCGATTCATTTGAAATGCTGAGGAATGAGAAAATTTATACAAACTGGCAGCACAATCGCAACCCGTTCATCGATCATCCTGAATTTGCTCAACGAATCTGGTGCTATGCTATCGATGATCCTTCGGTGGGAAATGTTACCATTGAAGCATATCCCAATCCATTCAAGACTTTAACAATGATATCATTTAATTTGAATTCGGATTTGCGCGAATTAGCTCAAGTGAAGATTTACAATATGAAAGGGCAGCTAATCAAAACCCTTTCCTCATTCCCAAACCCCAGCTTGGGAACGCAAAGTGTTGTGTGGGATGGCAGGGATGAAAACAATCAATCCATTCACAGTGGTATCTACTTTTGTGTAATCGATGCAGGTGAAAAGCAGATCGTAAAAAAACTAACATTTATTCAATAA